In a genomic window of Candidatus Dependentiae bacterium:
- a CDS encoding AAA family ATPase, which yields MKQIPFFKIFFIFCALSFEANIYSRSPKKQQERKDDYKYTAGPAALNRTFIEDSFKNHPLIFTMSVAALITTYLYPAEIQNFIIANRNPIACGSFLSLAMIYLNKNKIISHLPCDQEEEEDGNFLNFSRSGVRIFGPGIISTRFKDVAGLDSAKEDLFDILSFLKDPRKFIEMGAHVPKGVLLSGPPGNGKTLLARALAGETDCPFLYINASEFIEAIVGIGASRMRNLFAIAKELSPCIIFIDEIDAIGRKRVAHGSGGDNELTQTLNQLLAEMDGFEQQENPIIVVGATNRSDVLDPALMRPGRFDRKINIDVPFKKDRIKILKVHLKKVKTSFDIDVEKIAQGTTGFSGAQIAQLVNEAAILAVRQGQRFVTMSHIDQARDFMFLGRETRGMEISNLEFWKTAVHEAGHALAHVYQELATPLYKVTIIPRGGAMGLTFGIEIKERHSRYEDEMLAEIVVALAGSVAEEIIYGGRGAGASSDLASARKIATEMVMHYGMTDEFKDVTFAEFIHNQDHLPNEIATKLHNEVAQIIAQCRAVAYKIIFDHQDKLMELVDMLMEDGTVFGKDVYELCGIEQPEAVYSLSV from the coding sequence ATGAAGCAAATTCCATTTTTTAAAATCTTTTTTATATTTTGTGCTTTAAGCTTTGAAGCAAATATTTATTCTCGCAGCCCTAAAAAGCAACAAGAAAGAAAAGATGATTATAAATATACCGCTGGTCCAGCTGCGTTGAATAGAACTTTTATTGAAGACTCTTTTAAAAATCACCCACTCATTTTTACGATGTCTGTTGCAGCATTAATTACTACTTATTTATATCCGGCAGAAATTCAAAATTTTATAATTGCAAATCGTAATCCTATTGCCTGTGGTAGTTTTTTATCGTTGGCTATGATTTATTTAAATAAAAATAAAATTATATCTCACTTGCCGTGTGATCAAGAAGAAGAGGAAGATGGTAATTTTTTAAATTTTTCGAGATCTGGAGTAAGGATTTTTGGCCCAGGAATTATTTCTACTCGGTTTAAAGATGTTGCCGGACTTGATAGTGCAAAAGAAGATCTTTTTGATATTTTAAGTTTCTTAAAAGATCCAAGAAAATTTATAGAAATGGGTGCTCATGTTCCAAAAGGAGTTTTGTTATCAGGTCCTCCTGGAAATGGAAAAACTCTTTTAGCTCGCGCTCTTGCTGGAGAAACAGATTGTCCGTTTTTATACATAAATGCATCAGAGTTCATTGAAGCAATTGTTGGAATTGGTGCTTCTCGCATGCGTAATTTATTTGCAATAGCAAAAGAACTTTCACCTTGTATTATTTTCATTGATGAAATTGATGCAATCGGAAGAAAAAGAGTTGCTCATGGCTCTGGTGGAGATAATGAATTAACCCAAACCTTAAATCAGCTTCTTGCAGAAATGGATGGATTTGAGCAACAAGAAAATCCAATTATTGTAGTTGGAGCAACAAATAGATCTGACGTTCTTGATCCTGCGTTAATGCGTCCTGGCAGGTTTGATCGTAAAATTAATATTGATGTACCTTTTAAAAAAGATCGAATTAAGATTTTAAAAGTTCATTTAAAAAAGGTTAAAACATCGTTTGATATTGATGTTGAAAAAATTGCACAAGGAACTACTGGATTTTCTGGAGCACAGATTGCACAGCTTGTAAATGAAGCTGCAATCTTAGCAGTTCGTCAAGGTCAAAGATTTGTTACGATGAGTCATATTGATCAGGCTCGCGACTTTATGTTTTTAGGGCGTGAAACAAGAGGAATGGAGATTTCTAATTTAGAATTCTGGAAAACAGCCGTTCATGAAGCTGGGCATGCATTGGCCCATGTGTATCAAGAGCTTGCAACACCGCTTTATAAAGTTACGATAATTCCACGCGGTGGCGCCATGGGTCTTACTTTTGGTATAGAAATCAAAGAAAGGCATTCTCGCTATGAAGATGAAATGCTCGCAGAAATTGTTGTAGCTCTTGCTGGAAGTGTGGCAGAAGAAATTATTTATGGTGGAAGAGGTGCTGGAGCTTCGAGCGATTTGGCCTCTGCAAGAAAAATAGCAACTGAAATGGTTATGCATTATGGCATGACTGATGAGTTTAAAGATGTAACGTTTGCAGAATTCATACATAATCAAGATCATTTGCCCAATGAAATAGCAACAAAGTTACATAATGAGGTGGCACAAATAATTGCGCAGTGTCGCGCTGTTGCTTATAAGATTATATTTGATCATCAAGACAAATTGATGGAACTTGTCGATATGCTTATGGAAGATGGTACCGTTTTTGGAAAAGATGTGTATGAGCTTTGCGGCATCGAACAACCTGAAGCAGTCTATTCTTTATCTGTATAA